One Saccharopolyspora erythraea NRRL 2338 genomic region harbors:
- a CDS encoding NAD-dependent malic enzyme has translation MPVPGPGYSITVRVEAPPSASAAGDLTGSVGRAGGVITAFDVVESHADRIVVDITCNALSADHANDITDGLRELPGVTVRKVSDRTFLVHLGGKIEVNSRVALTNRDDLSRAYTPGVARVCTAIAENPEDARRLTIKRNSVAVVTDGSAVLGLGNIGPEAALPVMEGKAALFKKFAGVNAWPVCLDTQDTEEIIRAVELIAPVYGGINLEDIAAPRCFEIERRLREKLNIPVFHDDQHGTAVVVLGALRNALRVVGKDLADCRVVVCGVGAAGSAIIRLLQKKGPADVIAVDIDGIVHTGRGDSDPNLQSIAANTNAEGRTGTLSDAVAGADVFIGVSAPNLLNAEEVATMNSDAIVFALANPDPEIDPLEAQKHAKVVATGRSDYPNQINNVLAFPGVFRGLLDAHAHEITDDMMIAASNAIADVVDGERLNASFIVPSVFDSAVAPAVADAVRKAATAGRTARPAPVGGSSLPWSMAEDLEY, from the coding sequence ATGCCGGTTCCAGGTCCGGGTTATTCGATCACCGTCCGCGTCGAGGCTCCGCCGTCCGCGAGCGCCGCCGGTGACCTGACCGGTTCAGTCGGCCGCGCGGGCGGTGTCATCACCGCCTTCGACGTCGTCGAGTCCCACGCCGACCGGATCGTCGTGGACATCACGTGCAACGCGCTGTCGGCCGACCACGCCAACGACATCACCGACGGCCTGCGGGAGCTGCCCGGCGTCACCGTCCGCAAGGTCTCGGACCGGACGTTCCTGGTGCACCTCGGCGGCAAGATCGAGGTCAACTCCCGCGTCGCGCTGACCAACCGCGACGACCTCTCCCGCGCCTACACGCCCGGCGTCGCCCGCGTGTGCACGGCGATCGCCGAGAACCCCGAGGACGCCCGCCGCCTGACGATCAAACGGAACTCGGTCGCGGTCGTCACCGACGGCTCGGCCGTGCTCGGTCTCGGCAACATCGGCCCGGAGGCCGCGCTGCCGGTGATGGAGGGCAAGGCGGCGCTGTTCAAGAAGTTCGCCGGGGTCAACGCCTGGCCGGTGTGCCTGGACACCCAGGACACCGAGGAGATCATCCGCGCCGTCGAGCTCATCGCCCCCGTCTACGGCGGCATCAACCTCGAGGACATCGCCGCGCCGCGCTGCTTCGAGATCGAGCGCAGGCTGCGCGAGAAGCTCAACATCCCGGTGTTCCACGACGACCAGCACGGCACCGCGGTCGTCGTGCTCGGTGCGCTGCGCAACGCCCTGCGGGTGGTCGGCAAGGACCTGGCGGACTGCCGCGTCGTGGTCTGCGGGGTCGGCGCCGCCGGCTCGGCGATCATCCGGCTGCTGCAGAAGAAGGGCCCGGCCGACGTCATCGCCGTCGACATCGACGGCATCGTGCACACCGGTCGCGGCGACTCCGACCCGAACCTGCAGTCCATCGCGGCCAACACCAACGCCGAGGGCCGCACCGGCACGCTGTCCGACGCGGTCGCCGGTGCCGACGTGTTCATCGGCGTCTCCGCGCCGAACCTGCTCAACGCCGAGGAGGTGGCCACCATGAACTCGGACGCGATCGTGTTCGCGCTGGCCAACCCGGACCCGGAGATCGACCCGCTGGAGGCGCAGAAGCACGCCAAGGTGGTGGCCACCGGTCGCAGCGACTACCCGAACCAGATCAACAACGTGCTGGCGTTCCCGGGTGTCTTCCGCGGTCTGCTCGACGCCCACGCGCACGAGATCACCGACGACATGATGATCGCGGCGTCCAACGCGATCGCCGACGTCGTCGACGGCGAGCGGCTCAACGCCTCGTTCATCGTCCCCAGCGTGTTCGACTCGGCGGTCGCCCCGGCGGTGGCCGACGCGGTGCGCAAGGCGGCGACGGCCGGCCGGACGGCCAGGCCCGCGCCGGTCGGCGGTTCGTCGCTGCCGTGGTCCATGGCCGAGGACCTGGAGTACTGA
- a CDS encoding MoaD/ThiS family protein: protein MTAVSEHLAVKVRYFAGARAAAGVAEEVVRLARPADGRPVRASDLIEAVLSTHGERLAEVVPACSFLLDGVAVRDRAVEIPDGAEFDVLPPFAGG from the coding sequence ATGACGGCGGTGTCGGAGCACCTGGCGGTCAAGGTGCGCTACTTCGCCGGGGCGCGCGCCGCCGCCGGCGTCGCGGAGGAGGTCGTGCGCCTCGCCAGGCCCGCCGACGGGCGGCCGGTGCGGGCGTCGGACCTCATCGAGGCGGTCCTCAGCACCCACGGCGAGCGACTCGCCGAGGTGGTGCCCGCTTGCAGCTTCCTCCTCGACGGCGTAGCCGTCCGGGACCGCGCCGTCGAGATCCCCGACGGCGCGGAGTTCGACGTCCTACCCCCTTTCGCCGGCGGCTGA
- a CDS encoding helicase-associated domain-containing protein, protein MPALADWLRERSDDDLVALLRMRPDLATPPPADSSVLATRAGVRSSVARACEDLDAFALSTLEALVLLDADVEAASLGAAAELLGVDVTPQRTRRTLDDLRSRALVWGDDDALSISPAVREALPTFPAGLGRPAENLTEAQAKAAIAELDEDERRLIGKLADGSPIGRTRDAAAQTPLERAVNPVQRLLAKGLLLRRDAETVELPRQLAFAVRGDHPMGRVEPEEPLLDLTDAGASAVDSTAAGEVLELLRHVELLLDLWGQDPPDVLKSGGVGVRDLRRAGKAMEVDETRLGLIAELVVAAGLVANSEEAEPRWIPTYQSDSWLASMPETRWAALAQSWLDLPRLPGLIGARDEKDRLLGPLSEDLRRPLAPKDRRRVLDVLDELPSGHGVRGADDLAAVLAWRAPRKGGRLRDDLVRWTLAEAAVLGITAMGALSTAGRVLLTDGGAEAARHVALPEALDHVLVQADLTVVAPGRLEPDLAAEMKLVADVESAGSATVYRVGESSVRRALDAGRTADDLHALFRNRSRTPIPQSLTYLIDDVARRHGQLRAGTASAFLRCDDPVLLAEVLANPAVHELELRKIAPTVLVSPLPLADVVDGLRGAGFSPAAEGPDGQVLDLRASGERVRGRNRPNPPAAMSAPSDAQLVELVGQVRAGDRAGAARRGSAVSPERGRPSAEATLQLLRDAARERRSVWLGFVDSHGVATQRIVRPVRVGGGVLQGLDQSGDSTGTFPLHRITSVALVEE, encoded by the coding sequence ATGCCTGCACTCGCCGACTGGCTGCGCGAACGCAGCGACGACGACCTCGTCGCACTGCTGCGCATGCGGCCCGACCTGGCCACGCCCCCGCCCGCGGACAGCAGCGTGCTGGCCACCCGCGCCGGGGTCCGGTCCTCGGTGGCCCGGGCCTGCGAGGACCTCGACGCGTTCGCCCTGTCGACCCTGGAAGCGCTCGTCCTGCTCGACGCCGACGTGGAGGCGGCCTCCCTGGGCGCCGCCGCCGAACTGCTCGGCGTCGACGTCACCCCGCAGCGCACCCGCCGCACGCTCGACGACCTCCGCTCCCGCGCCCTGGTCTGGGGCGACGACGACGCGCTGTCGATCTCCCCCGCGGTGCGCGAGGCGCTGCCGACGTTCCCCGCCGGGCTCGGCCGTCCCGCCGAGAACCTCACCGAGGCGCAGGCCAAAGCCGCGATCGCCGAACTCGACGAGGACGAACGCAGGCTGATCGGCAAGCTCGCCGATGGCTCCCCCATCGGCCGCACCCGGGACGCCGCCGCGCAGACACCGCTGGAACGCGCGGTCAACCCGGTGCAGCGGCTGCTGGCCAAGGGCCTGCTGCTGCGTCGCGACGCCGAGACCGTCGAGCTGCCGCGCCAGCTCGCGTTCGCCGTGCGCGGCGACCACCCGATGGGCCGGGTGGAACCGGAGGAACCGCTGCTGGACCTGACCGACGCCGGGGCCTCCGCGGTGGACTCCACGGCGGCGGGCGAGGTGCTGGAACTGCTGCGCCACGTCGAGCTGCTCCTCGACCTCTGGGGCCAGGACCCGCCAGACGTGCTGAAGTCCGGCGGTGTCGGGGTCCGCGACCTGCGTCGCGCGGGCAAGGCGATGGAGGTCGACGAGACCAGGCTGGGGCTGATCGCCGAACTCGTGGTCGCGGCCGGGCTCGTCGCCAACAGCGAGGAGGCCGAGCCGCGCTGGATCCCGACCTACCAGTCCGACAGCTGGCTCGCCTCGATGCCCGAGACCCGCTGGGCGGCGCTCGCCCAGTCGTGGCTCGACCTGCCCCGGCTCCCCGGCCTGATCGGCGCCCGCGACGAGAAGGACCGGCTGCTCGGGCCGCTGTCGGAGGACCTGCGCCGGCCGCTGGCCCCGAAGGACCGGCGCCGCGTCCTCGACGTCCTCGACGAGTTGCCGTCCGGGCACGGAGTCCGCGGCGCCGACGACCTGGCCGCGGTGCTCGCGTGGCGTGCGCCGCGCAAGGGCGGACGGCTGCGCGACGACCTGGTGCGCTGGACGCTGGCGGAGGCGGCGGTGCTCGGCATCACCGCCATGGGCGCGCTCTCCACCGCCGGCCGGGTCCTGCTGACCGACGGAGGCGCGGAGGCCGCCAGGCACGTGGCTTTGCCGGAGGCGCTCGACCACGTGCTGGTCCAGGCCGACCTGACCGTGGTCGCCCCCGGCAGGCTCGAACCGGACCTGGCCGCCGAGATGAAGCTGGTCGCCGACGTCGAGTCGGCGGGCAGCGCCACCGTCTACCGGGTTGGCGAGAGCAGCGTCCGGCGTGCCCTGGACGCCGGACGGACGGCCGACGACCTGCACGCGCTCTTCCGGAACCGCTCGCGCACGCCGATTCCGCAGTCGCTCACCTACCTGATCGACGACGTCGCGCGCCGGCACGGACAGCTGCGCGCCGGAACCGCGTCGGCCTTCCTGCGCTGCGACGATCCGGTGCTGCTGGCGGAGGTCCTGGCGAACCCGGCCGTGCACGAACTGGAGCTGCGCAAGATCGCCCCCACCGTGCTGGTCAGCCCCCTGCCGCTGGCCGACGTCGTCGACGGGCTGCGCGGTGCCGGGTTCTCGCCGGCGGCCGAAGGCCCGGACGGGCAGGTCCTCGACCTGCGGGCGAGCGGAGAACGCGTGCGCGGGCGCAACCGCCCGAACCCGCCCGCGGCGATGTCGGCACCCAGCGACGCGCAGCTCGTCGAACTGGTCGGCCAGGTGCGGGCGGGCGACCGCGCGGGGGCGGCGCGGCGCGGCAGCGCCGTGAGCCCCGAGCGCGGGAGACCCAGCGCCGAGGCGACGCTGCAGCTGCTGCGCGACGCGGCGCGGGAGCGCCGCAGCGTGTGGCTGGGCTTCGTCGACTCGCACGGCGTGGCGACGCAGCGGATCGTGCGGCCGGTGCGGGTCGGCGGCGGCGTGCTCCAGGGCCTGGACCAGAGCGGCGACTCGACGGGCACCTTCCCCCTGCACCGCATCACGTCGGTGGCCCTGGTCGAGGAGTGA
- the moaC gene encoding cyclic pyranopterin monophosphate synthase MoaC gives MAQSDLTHVDEAGAARMVDVSGKQVTARTAVASGVLRTTAEVIGLLRRDGLPKGDALATGRLAGIMAAKRTPDLIPLCHPIALSGVKVDLEVGDAEVRITATVRTTDRTGVEMEALTAVTGAGLALHDMIKAVDPAAVLDAVRVERKEGGKTGTWVREE, from the coding sequence ATGGCGCAGAGCGATCTCACGCACGTCGACGAGGCGGGCGCGGCCCGCATGGTCGACGTGTCCGGCAAGCAGGTGACCGCCCGGACGGCGGTGGCGAGCGGAGTGCTTCGCACCACCGCCGAGGTCATCGGCCTGCTGCGGCGCGACGGGCTGCCCAAGGGCGACGCGCTGGCGACCGGCAGGCTCGCCGGCATCATGGCCGCCAAGCGCACGCCCGACCTGATCCCGCTGTGCCATCCCATCGCGCTGTCGGGCGTCAAGGTCGACCTGGAGGTCGGTGACGCGGAGGTGCGGATCACCGCGACCGTGCGCACCACCGACCGCACCGGCGTCGAGATGGAGGCGCTCACCGCCGTCACCGGCGCCGGGCTCGCGCTGCACGACATGATCAAGGCCGTCGACCCCGCCGCCGTGCTCGACGCCGTGCGCGTCGAGCGCAAGGAGGGCGGCAAGACCGGCACCTGGGTACGCGAAGAGTGA
- the moaA gene encoding GTP 3',8-cyclase MoaA — MDLGIPVVRPTTDMSTRPDTPHLVDRFGRIARDLRVSLIDKCNLRCTYCMPAEGLPWLKRSELLDTGEMIRLIRIAVEELGVTNVRFTGGEPLLRQDLVDIISATSELPSKPKTSLTTNGINLGRYADALKRGGLNRVNVSLDTLDRDTFRELTRRDRFSDVLEGLEAAKAAGLEPVKVNTVLMRGLNGHEACDLLRYCVEHDYQLRFIEQMPLDPQHGWDRGQMITAEEILEMLGAEFDLTPHTAERGSAPAERWLVDGGPATVGVIGSVTRPFCATCDRTRLTADGQLRSCLFSTTETDLRGPMRAGAGDEEIMRLWQETMWAKKAGHGMDTEGFAQPSRPMSAIGG; from the coding sequence GTGGACCTGGGAATCCCGGTCGTGCGTCCCACGACCGACATGTCGACTCGCCCCGACACCCCGCACCTGGTGGACCGCTTCGGCCGCATAGCCAGGGACCTGCGGGTGTCGCTGATCGACAAGTGCAACCTTCGCTGCACCTACTGCATGCCCGCCGAGGGGCTGCCGTGGCTCAAGCGCTCGGAACTGCTCGACACCGGCGAGATGATCCGGCTGATCCGGATCGCGGTGGAGGAGCTCGGCGTGACCAACGTCCGCTTCACCGGCGGAGAACCGCTGCTGCGCCAGGACCTCGTCGACATCATCAGCGCCACCTCCGAGCTGCCCTCGAAGCCGAAGACGTCGCTGACCACCAACGGCATCAACCTCGGCCGCTACGCCGACGCGCTCAAGCGCGGCGGCCTGAACCGGGTCAACGTCTCGCTCGACACGCTCGACCGCGACACGTTCCGCGAGCTGACCCGCCGGGACCGGTTCTCCGACGTCCTCGAAGGACTGGAGGCGGCCAAGGCCGCCGGGCTGGAACCGGTGAAGGTCAACACGGTGCTGATGCGCGGACTCAACGGCCACGAGGCGTGCGACCTGCTGCGCTACTGCGTCGAGCACGACTACCAGCTGCGGTTCATCGAGCAGATGCCGCTGGACCCGCAGCACGGCTGGGACCGCGGACAGATGATCACCGCCGAAGAGATCCTGGAGATGCTCGGCGCGGAGTTCGACCTGACCCCGCACACCGCCGAACGCGGCTCGGCACCCGCCGAGCGCTGGCTCGTCGACGGCGGGCCCGCGACGGTGGGCGTCATCGGCTCGGTGACCCGGCCGTTCTGCGCGACCTGCGACCGCACCCGGCTGACCGCCGACGGGCAGCTGCGGTCGTGCCTGTTCTCGACCACCGAGACCGACCTGCGCGGGCCGATGCGGGCGGGAGCGGGCGACGAGGAGATCATGAGGCTGTGGCAGGAGACGATGTGGGCGAAGAAGGCCGGGCACGGCATGGACACCGAGGGCTTCGCCCAGCCGTCGCGACCGATGAGCGCGATCGGGGGCTGA
- a CDS encoding transglycosylase family protein, translating into MARYHGKHRKPSNAARAAARVAVAGAVIATPLAIAAPANAADWDALAQCESSGNWSANTGNGFSGGLQFTPSTWAAYGGTQYASNAKDATREEQIAVAEKVLASQGKNAWPGCSAKLNWSGGSTKTTKKVTKTETKTQTRTQTKTTSPVQTGGGDYTVQLGDTLGKIGEKFGVDYKKIAERNSDIIKDPNLIFPGQKLDIK; encoded by the coding sequence ATGGCTCGTTACCACGGCAAGCACCGCAAACCCTCCAATGCCGCTCGTGCCGCGGCTCGCGTCGCCGTCGCCGGTGCCGTGATCGCCACCCCGCTCGCGATCGCCGCCCCCGCCAACGCCGCCGACTGGGACGCCCTCGCGCAGTGCGAGAGCAGCGGCAACTGGAGCGCCAACACCGGCAACGGCTTCTCCGGCGGCCTCCAGTTCACCCCCTCGACCTGGGCTGCCTACGGCGGTACCCAGTACGCGAGCAACGCCAAGGACGCCACCCGCGAGGAGCAGATCGCCGTCGCGGAGAAGGTCCTCGCGTCGCAGGGCAAGAACGCGTGGCCGGGTTGCAGCGCCAAGCTGAACTGGAGCGGTGGTAGCACCAAGACCACCAAGAAGGTCACCAAGACCGAGACCAAGACCCAGACCCGCACCCAGACCAAGACCACCAGCCCGGTGCAGACCGGCGGCGGCGACTACACGGTGCAGCTGGGCGACACGCTCGGCAAGATCGGCGAGAAGTTCGGCGTCGACTACAAGAAGATCGCCGAGCGCAACAGCGACATCATCAAGGACCCGAACCTGATCTTCCCGGGCCAGAAGCTCGACATCAAGTGA
- a CDS encoding molybdenum cofactor biosynthesis protein MoaE gives MTRTARVVAASNRAAAGVYEDRTGPVIVEWLRARGYESPDPAVVPDGEPVGAELRRAVADGVDVVITTGGTGISPTDRTPEVTAEVLDYPIPGLAEALRSAGLPQVPTAVLSRGLAGVSGRTLIVNLPGSRGGVSDGLGVLEGVLDHAVDQIHGGDHKPHGGAAASHGAVTSHGAVASHGGVASHGVGEPHGGIGEPHVGSVAADGSSGGAVAAGQDLGRAAPARTQASVLRADVVDEAIDVDELSRLVEHRAAGAVVTFGGVVRDHDGGRGVRELEYTGHPSAGDVVAEVAREIAARFEGVRAIAVAHRIGLLAIGDVALGCAVAAEHRKQAFDACSELVDEVKRRLPIWKRQVFDDGSEEWVNCP, from the coding sequence ATGACGCGCACAGCTCGCGTGGTCGCGGCGTCGAACCGGGCCGCCGCCGGTGTCTACGAGGACCGGACCGGGCCGGTGATCGTGGAATGGCTGCGGGCCCGCGGCTACGAGTCACCTGACCCCGCGGTCGTCCCGGACGGCGAGCCGGTGGGCGCGGAGCTGCGCCGCGCGGTCGCCGACGGCGTCGACGTCGTGATCACCACCGGCGGCACCGGCATCAGCCCGACCGACCGGACGCCGGAGGTCACCGCCGAGGTGCTCGACTACCCGATCCCGGGCCTGGCCGAGGCGTTGCGCTCGGCGGGGCTGCCGCAGGTGCCGACGGCGGTGCTGTCGCGCGGTCTGGCCGGGGTCAGCGGTCGGACGCTGATCGTGAACCTGCCCGGTTCGCGGGGCGGCGTCAGCGACGGGCTCGGTGTCCTGGAGGGCGTGCTCGACCACGCGGTGGACCAGATCCACGGCGGGGACCACAAGCCGCACGGCGGGGCGGCCGCCTCCCACGGCGCCGTCACGTCGCATGGCGCTGTTGCGTCGCATGGGGGCGTCGCGTCGCACGGCGTTGGCGAGCCTCACGGTGGCATCGGGGAGCCGCACGTCGGCTCTGTCGCGGCTGACGGCTCCTCCGGCGGCGCGGTCGCCGCCGGCCAAGACCTCGGGCGCGCAGCGCCCGCTCGCACCCAGGCGTCCGTCCTCCGCGCGGACGTCGTCGACGAGGCGATCGACGTCGACGAGCTCTCGCGGCTCGTCGAGCACCGCGCCGCGGGCGCCGTCGTGACCTTCGGTGGAGTGGTCCGCGACCACGACGGAGGCCGCGGCGTCCGGGAGCTGGAGTACACCGGCCACCCCAGCGCGGGCGACGTGGTCGCCGAGGTCGCGCGCGAGATCGCCGCCCGCTTCGAGGGCGTGCGCGCCATCGCCGTCGCCCACCGCATCGGCCTGCTCGCCATCGGCGACGTGGCCCTGGGCTGTGCGGTCGCCGCCGAACACCGCAAGCAGGCCTTCGACGCGTGCTCGGAACTCGTCGACGAGGTCAAGCGCCGCCTCCCGATCTGGAAGCGCCAGGTCTTCGACGACGGCTCCGAGGAATGGGTCAACTGCCCCTGA
- the modA gene encoding molybdate ABC transporter substrate-binding protein codes for MSRIRPAVAGLVAVLLLGGCGQASPQQQQQERTLTVLAAASLTESFDEIGRRFAAEHPGVRVQFDYQGSSTLAEQINQGRSADVFASADTRNMDKAAANLAAPAETFATNRLAIAVPKGNPARVASLADLAAAGRVVVVCAPQVPCGSATEKIERAAGVRLRPSSEEDDVKAVLQKVSAGEADAGLVYVSDARSAAGEVDSVEFPESGKAVNTYPIAALKNAPQAELAKQFLAYVRGPVGREVLTAHGFATP; via the coding sequence ATGTCGCGGATCAGGCCGGCGGTGGCGGGGCTGGTGGCGGTCCTGCTGCTCGGCGGCTGCGGGCAGGCGTCCCCGCAGCAACAGCAACAGGAGCGGACCTTGACCGTGCTGGCCGCGGCATCGCTGACCGAGTCGTTCGACGAGATCGGCAGGCGCTTCGCTGCCGAGCACCCGGGCGTGCGTGTCCAGTTCGACTACCAGGGCTCGTCGACGCTGGCCGAGCAGATCAACCAGGGGCGCAGCGCCGACGTGTTCGCCTCCGCCGACACCAGGAACATGGACAAGGCCGCCGCGAACCTCGCGGCCCCGGCGGAGACGTTCGCGACCAACCGGCTGGCCATCGCCGTGCCGAAGGGCAACCCCGCCCGGGTCGCCTCGCTGGCCGACTTGGCGGCGGCCGGCCGGGTCGTCGTGGTGTGCGCGCCGCAGGTGCCGTGCGGTTCGGCGACGGAAAAAATCGAGCGTGCCGCGGGCGTGCGGTTGCGGCCCTCCAGCGAGGAGGACGACGTGAAGGCGGTGCTGCAGAAGGTCTCCGCGGGCGAGGCCGACGCCGGGCTCGTCTACGTCAGCGACGCCCGGTCCGCGGCGGGCGAGGTCGACTCCGTGGAGTTCCCCGAGTCGGGCAAGGCGGTCAACACCTATCCGATCGCGGCGCTGAAGAACGCCCCGCAGGCCGAGCTGGCCAAGCAGTTCCTCGCCTACGTGCGCGGACCCGTCGGCCGCGAGGTGCTCACCGCGCACGGGTTCGCGACGCCGTGA
- a CDS encoding ABC transporter permease: MPGVLWVPAMLGLALIVLPVAGLFLRVDPVRLPALLSSDAALSALELSVRTGLISTALALVLGGPLAVVLARSGIRGMRVVRGLVLLPLVLPPVVGGLALLYLLGRTGLAGQALEVVGVRLPYTTAAVVLAQTFVAMPFLVVGLEGALRTAGARYEQIAATLGAGPWLAFRRVTVPLLLPALGSSLVLTFARALGEFGATITFAGSLQGTTRTLPLAIYTTAQSDVDAAVAMSLLLVVVALLVIVVARPKAVEGQS, from the coding sequence GTGCCCGGTGTGCTGTGGGTGCCCGCGATGCTCGGTCTGGCGCTGATCGTGCTGCCGGTGGCGGGCCTGTTCCTGCGGGTCGACCCGGTGCGGTTGCCTGCGCTGCTGAGCAGCGACGCCGCGCTGAGCGCGCTGGAGCTGTCGGTGCGCACCGGACTGATCTCGACCGCGCTGGCGCTGGTGCTCGGCGGTCCGCTGGCCGTGGTGCTGGCCAGGTCGGGGATCCGCGGAATGCGGGTCGTGCGCGGGCTCGTGCTGCTGCCGCTCGTGCTGCCGCCGGTGGTCGGTGGCCTGGCGCTGCTCTACCTGCTTGGCCGGACGGGCCTGGCGGGGCAGGCGCTGGAGGTCGTCGGCGTCCGGCTGCCCTACACGACCGCCGCGGTGGTGCTGGCCCAGACGTTCGTCGCGATGCCGTTCCTGGTCGTGGGGCTGGAGGGTGCGCTGCGCACGGCCGGCGCCCGCTACGAGCAGATCGCGGCGACCCTGGGCGCGGGGCCGTGGCTGGCGTTCCGGCGGGTGACGGTGCCGCTGCTGCTGCCCGCGCTCGGGTCCAGCCTCGTGCTCACCTTCGCCAGGGCGCTCGGCGAGTTCGGCGCGACGATCACGTTCGCGGGGAGCCTGCAGGGCACCACCCGCACGCTGCCGCTGGCCATCTACACCACGGCGCAGTCCGATGTGGATGCCGCGGTGGCGATGTCGTTGCTGCTGGTGGTGGTCGCGCTGCTGGTCATCGTGGTCGCGCGGCCGAAGGCCGTGGAGGGGCAGTCGTGA
- a CDS encoding GTP-binding protein, producing the protein MGFAGSDPRSQVNNHGGNKTSTKIVVAGGFGVGKTTFVGSVSEIVPLTTEAVMTEASVGVDDLTATPGKVTTTVAMDFGRVSLDSDLILYLFGTPGQHRFWFMWDDLVRGAIGAVVLVDTRRLADAFASIDFFDDRGLPYVVAVNTFDGVLHHRMEDVREALTIADSVPMISVDARNRESTKQALIKLVEHAMRQRMAAARA; encoded by the coding sequence GTGGGCTTCGCAGGCTCTGATCCCCGCTCGCAGGTGAACAACCACGGCGGCAACAAGACGTCGACCAAGATCGTGGTCGCCGGTGGTTTCGGGGTTGGCAAGACGACCTTCGTCGGCTCGGTCTCCGAGATCGTGCCGCTCACCACCGAGGCGGTGATGACCGAGGCGAGCGTCGGGGTCGACGACCTCACGGCGACGCCGGGCAAGGTCACCACCACGGTGGCCATGGACTTCGGCCGGGTGTCACTGGACTCGGACCTGATCCTGTACCTGTTCGGCACGCCCGGGCAGCACCGGTTCTGGTTCATGTGGGACGACCTGGTGCGCGGCGCGATCGGCGCGGTGGTGCTGGTCGACACCCGCAGGCTGGCCGACGCCTTCGCCTCGATCGACTTCTTCGACGACCGGGGCCTGCCCTACGTGGTCGCGGTGAACACCTTCGACGGCGTGCTGCACCACCGCATGGAGGACGTGCGGGAGGCGCTGACCATCGCCGACTCGGTGCCGATGATCAGCGTCGACGCCCGCAACCGCGAGTCGACCAAGCAGGCTCTGATCAAGCTCGTCGAGCACGCCATGCGCCAGCGCATGGCTGCCGCGCGCGCATAG
- a CDS encoding TOBE domain-containing protein, with the protein MPHYRISEVAGLLGVSDDTVRRWVDGGALPTGRDAGGRIVVDGAALARFARDQAKSTPDPSGVGRSARNRLVGLVTEVVSDRVMSQVEMQCGPHRVVSLMSTEAVRELGLEPGVLAVAVVKSTTVVVETPGE; encoded by the coding sequence GTGCCGCACTATCGGATTTCTGAGGTCGCCGGACTGCTGGGCGTCAGCGACGACACGGTGCGCCGCTGGGTCGACGGCGGCGCCCTTCCCACCGGTCGGGACGCCGGCGGGCGCATCGTCGTGGACGGCGCCGCGCTCGCCCGCTTCGCGCGGGACCAGGCCAAGTCCACCCCGGACCCGTCCGGGGTGGGGCGCTCGGCGCGCAACCGGCTCGTCGGGCTGGTGACCGAGGTGGTCTCGGACCGCGTCATGTCCCAGGTGGAGATGCAGTGCGGCCCGCACCGCGTGGTGTCGCTGATGAGCACCGAGGCGGTGCGGGAGCTGGGGCTGGAGCCGGGAGTGCTGGCGGTGGCGGTGGTCAAGTCGACGACCGTCGTAGTGGAGACACCGGGAGAGTGA